A region from the Streptobacillus ratti genome encodes:
- a CDS encoding tetratricopeptide repeat protein: MLSTLVFREFRYNGNIDDFKTELKSKIAKNPKDIDSLKKLAGVYHAYLENDKAIELYEELSKYLPNDHEVEGYLGYLYYENSNLNEAEERLKNALYLSEKEPFLLFLLGNVYSRKGMLREALDCFELAIFLDFDMYGAHIDFGRKYEHMGRHRRALKEFRAAYNIDSRDEELLKKIEHVENRIKEKENK, from the coding sequence ATGTTATCGACATTAGTTTTTAGAGAATTTAGATATAATGGGAATATAGATGATTTTAAGACAGAATTAAAATCTAAAATTGCTAAAAACCCAAAGGATATAGATTCATTAAAAAAACTTGCAGGTGTATATCATGCGTATTTAGAAAATGATAAGGCGATTGAGTTATATGAAGAATTGTCAAAATATCTTCCAAATGATCATGAAGTTGAAGGTTATTTAGGTTATCTATATTATGAAAATTCAAATTTAAATGAAGCTGAAGAAAGATTAAAAAATGCTCTTTATTTAAGTGAAAAAGAGCCGTTTTTACTGTTTCTTTTAGGAAATGTATATTCAAGAAAGGGTATGCTTAGAGAAGCTTTAGATTGTTTTGAACTTGCAATATTTTTAGATTTTGATATGTATGGAGCACATATAGATTTTGGAAGAAAATATGAGCATATGGGAAGACATAGAAGAGCTTTAAAGGAATTTAGGGCAGCATATAATATAGATTCAAGAGATGAAGAATTATTAAAGAAAATAGAACATGTAGAAAATAGAATAAAAGAAAAAGAAAATAAATAG
- the tnpA gene encoding IS200/IS605 family transposase, whose product MEIYGNNHSVFALYYQLVFVTKNRSKIFNEEITKYAIEKFKEISKNYLIELYDFSYEKDHIHIKFKAHPKSEISKFINAYKSATSRLIKKEFEYVNTELKDGGLWEKTYFLITEGVPSKDMINHYIKTKIKCDIMEHDCECCGCEE is encoded by the coding sequence ATGGAAATATATGGTAACAATCACTCTGTTTTTGCATTGTACTATCAATTAGTATTTGTTACTAAAAATAGGAGCAAGATATTTAATGAAGAAATTACAAAATATGCAATAGAGAAATTTAAAGAAATTTCAAAAAACTATTTAATAGAACTATATGATTTTAGTTATGAAAAAGATCATATACATATTAAGTTTAAAGCACATCCTAAAAGTGAAATTTCTAAATTTATCAATGCTTATAAAAGTGCGACTTCAAGATTGATAAAAAAGGAATTTGAATATGTAAACACTGAATTAAAAGATGGTGGATTATGGGAGAAAACATATTTCTTGATTACAGAGGGAGTACCAAGTAAAGACATGATAAATCATTATATAAAAACAAAAATTAAGTGTGATATAATGGAACATGATTGTGAATGCTGTGGTTGTGAAGAATAA
- a CDS encoding rod shape-determining protein: protein MIFDKLINFFRIKKQISIDLGTSNVLFYDKQAKKIVLNEPSVIVKDKKTDKVVAVGREAREMLGKNPKSIEVIKPLKDGVISDIDSTRKMLSEFMKQVYGISPFKPEVIICVPIEVTKVERRALFDALDDVKRIFLIEEGRAAVMGAGVNISNPNGNMVIDIGGGSTDIAILSLDEIIVSKSTRIAGNKFDDDIVKYVKEKLFLNIGDRTAEKIKKELSSAIFVPENENKELIIKGLDINTKKPKTLVITSNQVCEAIEDSLNDLVSAVKEVIGKCPPELAADILDNGIVLTGGGALISNLDKLIENEVKVKVNVPDRPLDSVAIGGSYAFDNKNLLNTLLVKEN from the coding sequence ATGATATTTGATAAATTAATTAACTTTTTTAGAATTAAGAAACAGATATCTATAGATTTAGGTACATCAAATGTTCTTTTTTATGATAAACAAGCAAAAAAAATTGTTTTAAATGAGCCATCTGTTATAGTTAAAGATAAAAAAACTGATAAAGTTGTTGCCGTAGGTAGAGAAGCAAGAGAAATGTTGGGTAAAAACCCAAAAAGTATAGAAGTAATTAAACCACTTAAAGATGGAGTTATATCTGATATAGATTCAACAAGAAAAATGCTTTCAGAATTTATGAAACAGGTTTATGGTATTTCGCCATTTAAACCAGAAGTAATAATTTGTGTTCCTATAGAAGTTACTAAAGTGGAAAGAAGAGCCCTTTTTGATGCTTTAGATGATGTTAAAAGAATATTTTTAATAGAAGAGGGGAGAGCTGCCGTAATGGGGGCAGGGGTTAATATTTCAAACCCTAATGGTAATATGGTTATAGATATAGGTGGGGGCTCAACTGATATAGCGATATTATCACTTGATGAAATAATTGTTTCTAAATCAACAAGAATAGCTGGTAATAAATTTGATGATGACATAGTAAAATATGTTAAGGAAAAACTATTTTTAAATATTGGAGATAGAACAGCAGAAAAAATTAAAAAAGAATTATCTTCTGCTATATTTGTTCCAGAAAATGAAAATAAAGAATTAATAATTAAAGGTTTAGATATTAATACCAAGAAACCTAAAACACTTGTTATTACATCTAATCAAGTTTGTGAGGCTATTGAGGACTCATTAAATGATTTAGTATCAGCAGTAAAAGAAGTAATAGGTAAATGTCCGCCTGAACTTGCAGCAGATATATTAGATAATGGAATAGTGCTAACAGGTGGTGGAGCTTTGATTTCTAATTTAGATAAATTGATAGAAAATGAAGTTAAAGTAAAAGTAAATGTTCCTGATAGACCTCTTGATTCCGTTGCAATAGGTGGAAGTTATGCCTTTGATAATAAAAATCTTTTAAATACGTTATTAGTAAAGGAAAATTAA